One stretch of Armigeres subalbatus isolate Guangzhou_Male chromosome 2, GZ_Asu_2, whole genome shotgun sequence DNA includes these proteins:
- the LOC134217410 gene encoding uncharacterized protein LOC134217410, with protein MKIPTTSALFGINSTFFIKRDCRAIETNTLCNRNDLMDVSTDNCFSKILRGYPGKCPFTEHSNTTVVKRLTENHIIIKNTSSIEMGTNCNLSNRTLKGTILIYFSNCTITLNNKTYSNLELYSKPHQHIIPLDGVQIEHKIEHDISMHKLHELHIHNRQKLSDLENENIKYTYTSVGLSTFSILSVLLVTSYIIIRRRSTTIPIIVSGRYDLKGGAVTNQPTTSHQVGNDKTPNILQTLFGPNHQKASTPTTT; from the coding sequence ATGAAGATACCTACAACATCAGCACTATTCGGAATAAACTCAACGTTTTTCATCAAAAGGGATTGTCGAGCAATCGAAACAAACACTTTATGCAACCGGAACGACCTCATGGATGTTTCCACAGATAACtgcttttcaaaaattctaagaGGATACCCAGGTAAATGCCCTTTCACCGAACACTCCAATACAACAGTAGTCAAAAGACTCACCGAAAACCACATCATCATCAAGAACACATCATCTATTGAAATGGGTACAAACTGCAATTTATCCAACAGAACTCTGAAGGGAACAATActgatatatttttcaaactgtACAATAACACTGAATAACAAGACTTACAGTAACTTGGAACTGTACAGCAAACCTCATCAACACATCATCCCACTCGACGGAGTTCAGATAGAACACAAAATCGAACACGATATTTCCATGCACAAGCTACATGAGTTACATATCCATAATCGCCAGAAACTTTCTGACTTAGAAAACGAGAATATCAAATACACCTACACCAGTGTAGGCCTTTCAACTTTTAGTATCCTTTCAGTGCTCCTTGTTACCTCATACATCATTATCAGGAGACGTTCAACAACCATTCCAATAATCGTATCGGGACGATACGATCTTAAAGGGGGAGCAGTTACCAACCAACCCACCACGTCACATCAAGTTGGCAACGATAAAACACCAAACATCTTACAAACACTATTTGGCCCGAATCATCAAAAAGCATCAACCCCAACAACCACGTGA